Proteins co-encoded in one Cytobacillus sp. NJ13 genomic window:
- the infC gene encoding translation initiation factor IF-3, which translates to MLLNEGIRAREVRLIDQNGEQLGIKSKFDALEIASRANLDLVLVAPNAKPPVARIMDYGKFKFEQQKKDKEARKNQKIISIKEVRLSPTIEEHDFNTKLRNAIKFLEKGDKVKASIRFKGRAITHKEIGQRVLIRFAQACNEVAAVESHPKMDGRSMFMVLAPKNDK; encoded by the coding sequence ATGTTGTTAAACGAGGGCATTCGCGCCCGCGAAGTCCGTCTTATTGACCAAAACGGCGAGCAGTTAGGTATTAAATCAAAATTCGACGCACTTGAAATTGCTTCTCGTGCCAATCTTGATCTTGTTCTGGTTGCACCGAATGCGAAACCTCCGGTAGCCCGTATCATGGACTACGGAAAGTTCAAATTCGAGCAGCAGAAAAAAGACAAAGAAGCTCGCAAAAACCAGAAGATTATTAGTATTAAAGAAGTTCGTCTTAGCCCGACTATTGAAGAGCATGACTTTAATACAAAGCTTCGCAATGCTATTAAATTCCTTGAAAAAGGCGATAAAGTAAAAGCATCGATCCGATTTAAAGGTCGTGCCATTACGCATAAGGAAATTGGCCAGCGTGTTTTAATCCGATTTGCACAAGCATGCAATGAAGTTGCAGCAGTCGAATCACATCCAAAAATGGATGGCCGAAGCATGTTTATGGTCTTAGCACCGAAAAACGACAAGTAA
- the rpmI gene encoding 50S ribosomal protein L35, protein MPKMKTHRGAAKRFKRTGSGKLKRSHAYRSHMFANKSQKQKRKLRKGTLVSSGDYKRIRNLLVNLK, encoded by the coding sequence ATGCCAAAAATGAAAACTCACCGCGGCGCTGCTAAGCGTTTCAAAAGAACAGGTTCTGGTAAACTGAAGCGTTCTCATGCTTACAGAAGCCATATGTTCGCTAACAAATCTCAAAAGCAAAAGCGTAAGCTTCGCAAAGGAACTCTTGTTTCTTCAGGCGATTACAAGCGCATCCGTAACTTACTAGTAAATCTTAAGTAA
- the rplT gene encoding 50S ribosomal protein L20, which translates to MPRVKGGTVTRKRRKKVLKLAKGYFGSKHTLYKVANQQVMKSLMYAYRDRRQKKRDFRKLWVTRINAAARMNGLSYSRLMHGLKLAGIEVNRKMLAELAIADEKAFAELASVAKQQLSK; encoded by the coding sequence ATGCCACGTGTAAAAGGCGGTACTGTTACTCGCAAACGTCGTAAAAAAGTTCTTAAATTAGCTAAAGGTTATTTCGGTTCAAAACATACATTATATAAAGTTGCTAACCAGCAGGTTATGAAATCCCTAATGTATGCATACCGCGACCGTCGCCAGAAAAAGCGCGACTTCCGCAAACTTTGGGTTACTCGCATCAATGCAGCAGCTCGCATGAACGGTCTTTCTTACAGCCGTTTAATGCATGGTTTAAAGCTTGCTGGCATCGAAGTTAACCGCAAAATGCTTGCTGAATTAGCAATCGCTGACGAAAAAGCATTTGCTGAATTAGCATCAGTTGCAAAGCAGCAGCTTAGCAAGTAA
- a CDS encoding DUF1294 domain-containing protein produces the protein MVNAIALIYLIMNVAGFYLMKLDKEKAKRNQYRISEKKLWITAFLSGAAGMTLGMKTFRHKTKHVQFKWGLPILAMLEAGLLVYLVILLS, from the coding sequence ATGGTCAATGCAATTGCTCTTATCTATCTGATTATGAATGTGGCTGGTTTTTACCTGATGAAGCTTGATAAGGAGAAGGCGAAAAGAAATCAGTATCGAATCAGCGAAAAAAAACTCTGGATCACAGCCTTTTTGAGCGGGGCTGCCGGAATGACTCTTGGAATGAAGACCTTCAGGCATAAAACGAAGCATGTGCAGTTTAAATGGGGACTGCCTATTCTGGCGATGCTTGAAGCAGGCTTGCTTGTGTACCTGGTTATTCTCTTGTCATAA
- a CDS encoding VTT domain-containing protein, producing MNDQLILLFAMAETAGILAPIVFIFFHIIRQFLFIPVPLVCITGGVLFGSFFGSVFSIAGLMISSILFYFLITKMPRTHEKLSLLKKRWFGEYRNLTVGQVAVLRLIPFIHYHLLNFCLMERHKGFDQYLKNSWISNLPLAVFYTVFGEFISRFTPSMIILILLSLSVLVFVLREKVTVIKWKEFFKAA from the coding sequence ATGAATGATCAATTGATTCTATTATTTGCCATGGCTGAGACTGCTGGAATTCTTGCTCCCATTGTTTTTATCTTTTTTCATATCATCAGGCAGTTTCTATTCATACCGGTACCGCTTGTCTGCATAACTGGAGGAGTTCTGTTTGGAAGTTTTTTTGGTTCTGTTTTCTCCATTGCAGGACTGATGATCAGCAGCATTCTTTTTTATTTTTTGATCACAAAAATGCCGAGGACACATGAAAAGCTTTCATTACTAAAAAAGCGGTGGTTCGGGGAATATCGGAATTTAACTGTCGGCCAGGTTGCGGTATTAAGGCTTATCCCTTTTATTCATTATCATTTATTGAACTTTTGTCTTATGGAGAGACATAAGGGTTTTGACCAATATTTGAAAAATTCATGGATCTCTAATTTGCCGCTGGCTGTTTTTTATACCGTTTTTGGTGAATTCATCAGCCGATTCACTCCTTCAATGATTATCCTGATTTTGCTTTCACTTTCTGTTTTAGTATTTGTGCTGAGGGAAAAGGTGACCGTTATCAAATGGAAGGAATTCTTTAAAGCAGCATAA
- a CDS encoding sigma-w pathway protein ysdB, whose product MWLLRMLLFALILFLIYTAVKYLLNSKRKLELAHEQKRYYFWDDQENVRKNFLITYKGVLFEGEKYLGTTANAFDVVSIFIWPHNTSALKGMVREDFLFIERKITEAYPTAKIDWKSPVKEFMHKTASPGEEIKDHL is encoded by the coding sequence ATGTGGCTCCTGCGTATGCTATTGTTTGCTCTGATTCTTTTTCTTATATACACTGCGGTAAAATATCTGCTGAATTCTAAGAGAAAGCTCGAGCTTGCCCATGAACAGAAACGATATTATTTTTGGGATGACCAGGAAAATGTCAGGAAGAACTTCCTGATTACGTATAAAGGGGTTTTATTTGAGGGCGAAAAGTATCTGGGAACCACGGCCAATGCTTTTGATGTGGTCTCCATTTTCATCTGGCCGCACAATACATCGGCCCTTAAAGGGATGGTAAGGGAGGATTTTCTTTTTATAGAAAGAAAGATAACCGAGGCCTATCCCACTGCAAAAATTGACTGGAAAAGTCCAGTGAAGGAATTTATGCATAAAACAGCTTCACCAGGCGAGGAAATTAAAGACCATCTGTAA
- a CDS encoding dUTP diphosphatase, with protein sequence MNYQLLFQMQKGLDSHIESNHGLEEEDLFERKVLALLVELGELANETRCFKFWSLKPSSPQETVLEEFVDGIHFILSLGIECGFDAEKEYAVPLEKAKSVNGQFLSVYEAIGQFRTSRSLPDYKELIAAYLHLGEMLGFNSSHIEKAYNDKNEVNYKRQAEGY encoded by the coding sequence ATGAATTATCAGCTATTATTTCAAATGCAAAAAGGGCTGGACAGCCATATAGAATCGAACCATGGTTTAGAGGAAGAAGATTTATTTGAACGTAAGGTGCTTGCGCTGCTGGTTGAATTGGGAGAGCTTGCAAATGAGACAAGATGCTTCAAGTTTTGGAGCCTTAAGCCATCTTCTCCTCAGGAAACAGTATTGGAAGAGTTTGTAGACGGTATACATTTCATTTTATCACTTGGAATTGAATGCGGATTTGACGCCGAAAAGGAATATGCTGTTCCTTTGGAAAAGGCGAAGTCAGTGAATGGCCAGTTTTTGTCTGTCTATGAAGCTATCGGACAGTTTCGTACAAGCCGTTCCCTGCCGGATTATAAAGAGCTTATTGCTGCCTATTTACATCTAGGGGAAATGCTTGGCTTTAACTCTTCACATATAGAAAAAGCATATAATGATAAAAATGAAGTAAATTATAAAAGGCAGGCTGAAGGATACTAA
- a CDS encoding M42 family metallopeptidase gives MAKLDETLTMLKDLTDAKGIPGNEREPREVMKKYITAYADEVTTDGLGSLIAKKNGKEGGPKIMVAGHLDEVGFMVTNIDDKGFIRFQTVGGWWSQVMLAQRVTIVTSKGDVTGVIGSKPPHILSPEARKKPVEIKDMFIDIGASSREEAKEWGVKPGDMVVPYFEFTVMNNEKMLLAKAWDNRIGCAIAIDVLKQLKDADLPNEVYGVGTVQEEVGLRGARTSAQKIEPDIAFGVDVGIAGDTPGISEKEAMSKMGKGPQIILYDASMVSHKGLRDLVTDTADELNIPYQFDAIAGGGTDSGAIHVTHNGVPSLSITIATRYIHSHAAMLHRDDYENAVKLIAEVIKKLDRETVDKITFE, from the coding sequence ATGGCTAAATTAGATGAAACGTTAACCATGCTTAAAGACTTAACGGATGCGAAAGGAATTCCGGGAAATGAGCGCGAACCGCGCGAGGTTATGAAAAAATACATAACAGCATATGCTGATGAAGTGACAACAGATGGACTGGGAAGCCTGATTGCTAAAAAAAACGGCAAAGAAGGCGGTCCTAAGATCATGGTAGCTGGCCACTTGGATGAAGTTGGATTTATGGTAACAAACATTGATGATAAAGGTTTCATCCGCTTCCAGACAGTTGGGGGCTGGTGGTCACAGGTTATGCTTGCACAGCGGGTGACGATTGTAACGTCCAAGGGAGATGTCACCGGGGTAATTGGTTCAAAGCCTCCGCATATCTTGTCCCCTGAAGCGCGCAAAAAGCCTGTTGAAATTAAAGATATGTTCATTGATATTGGTGCTTCAAGCCGTGAAGAAGCGAAAGAGTGGGGAGTAAAACCTGGTGACATGGTGGTTCCTTATTTTGAGTTTACGGTTATGAATAATGAAAAGATGCTTTTGGCAAAGGCTTGGGATAACCGTATTGGCTGCGCTATTGCCATTGATGTGCTTAAGCAATTGAAAGATGCTGATCTTCCAAATGAAGTGTATGGTGTAGGAACGGTACAGGAAGAGGTTGGACTTCGCGGAGCCCGCACTTCTGCGCAAAAAATCGAGCCGGATATCGCATTTGGTGTAGATGTGGGAATCGCAGGGGACACACCAGGGATTTCTGAAAAAGAAGCCATGAGCAAAATGGGCAAAGGTCCGCAAATCATCCTTTATGATGCATCAATGGTCTCGCATAAAGGCCTTCGTGATCTAGTAACAGACACTGCGGATGAACTGAATATCCCTTATCAGTTTGATGCTATCGCTGGCGGCGGAACAGATTCAGGAGCCATTCATGTTACTCATAATGGAGTTCCATCACTTTCCATCACCATCGCAACACGCTATATCCATTCTCATGCAGCAATGCTTCACCGCGATGACTATGAAAATGCCGTTAAGCTTATTGCTGAAGTGATTAAAAAGCTTGACCGGGAAACTGTTGATAAAATTACTTTTGAATAA
- the sspI gene encoding small acid-soluble spore protein SspI — MNLNLRNAILHNVSGNSQDELKDTIVDAIQNGEEKMLPGLGVLFEVIWKNSSEEEKLEMLQTLESGLR, encoded by the coding sequence GTGAATTTAAACCTGCGCAATGCCATTTTACACAATGTTTCAGGCAACTCTCAAGACGAACTTAAAGATACGATCGTAGATGCCATTCAAAATGGGGAAGAAAAAATGCTGCCTGGATTAGGTGTTTTGTTTGAAGTAATTTGGAAAAACTCTTCAGAAGAAGAAAAGCTGGAAATGCTTCAAACATTGGAGAGCGGCCTTAGATAA